One genomic window of Cellulophaga sp. Hel_I_12 includes the following:
- a CDS encoding HAD-IA family hydrolase — protein MLKNIVFDFGDIFINLDKPAVFKALGNFGGTQLSPELFKLAKNYEMGLISSTDFVKALQELFPTATAEEIIAAWNSILLDFPIERLEFIEQMAADKKYRLFLLSNTNELHITAVIKSMGILNFNRFKACFEQFYLSHEINLRKPDLPIYEYVLSQNQLKAEETLFIDDMLENTLAAETIGIKTWNLIVGKEDIVQLASKL, from the coding sequence ATGCTTAAAAATATAGTTTTTGACTTTGGGGATATTTTCATTAACCTAGACAAACCTGCAGTCTTTAAAGCGCTTGGTAATTTTGGAGGCACTCAACTAAGTCCCGAATTATTCAAATTAGCCAAAAACTATGAAATGGGACTAATAAGTTCTACTGATTTCGTCAAGGCGCTCCAAGAACTATTTCCTACAGCTACAGCCGAAGAAATAATTGCTGCATGGAATTCAATTTTACTTGATTTTCCTATCGAAAGACTTGAGTTTATTGAGCAAATGGCAGCGGACAAAAAATATCGATTATTTTTATTAAGCAATACCAATGAGCTTCATATAACGGCAGTTATCAAATCTATGGGGATCCTAAATTTTAACCGGTTTAAAGCCTGTTTTGAACAGTTTTACTTATCGCACGAAATTAATTTAAGAAAACCCGACCTCCCAATTTACGAATATGTACTTTCCCAGAATCAATTAAAAGCTGAAGAAACACTGTTTATAGACGATATGTTAGAAAACACATTAGCAGCTGAAACTATAGGTATCAAAACATGGAATTTAATCGTAGGCAAAGAAGATATTGTTCAATTAGCATCAAAATTATAG